In the Pseudolabrys taiwanensis genome, one interval contains:
- a CDS encoding GNAT family N-acetyltransferase — MNVVAMRIPPAEDRFLPVRDLDVSRVTVFETFEAAEPAWRALECGDRLRTPYQRYDFLRAWQAHVGTAEGVAPLIVAGFNADDAPLFLLPLGIRRLGGLRVAEFLGGKHANFNMGLWRRELAGRVGAPELKRVIRQLRGHADLLVLMNQPLTWTGATNPLALLPYQRSANFGFSGSLTPDFDALLRARTNANARKKMRKKERALAELGTVHFGRVECPNEIRRVLDAFFKQKSARMRAIGVSDVFAEPGVRRFIEAATTERLDDGEPVIELYALSVDNIIVATMGGIVGGGRFCAMFNSILPGRYAVESPGEQLIVNLVRQCCERGLETFDLGIGESRYKNLFCEDAEPLFDNYLPLTPAGTLLAFAFRGSAVVKRVVKQQPMLWSLVGRARRLRARLKPQI; from the coding sequence ATGAACGTCGTTGCGATGCGCATCCCGCCCGCCGAGGACCGGTTTTTACCGGTGCGCGACCTCGACGTGTCGCGGGTGACGGTGTTCGAGACCTTTGAAGCGGCGGAACCCGCCTGGCGCGCCCTGGAGTGCGGCGACCGCCTTCGCACGCCTTATCAGCGCTATGACTTCCTCAGAGCGTGGCAGGCGCACGTGGGTACCGCCGAAGGCGTCGCGCCGCTCATCGTGGCCGGTTTCAACGCGGACGATGCGCCGCTCTTTCTGCTGCCCCTTGGCATCCGGCGGCTCGGCGGCCTGCGGGTCGCGGAATTCCTCGGCGGCAAGCACGCCAACTTCAACATGGGATTGTGGCGGCGGGAACTTGCCGGGCGCGTCGGTGCGCCCGAGTTGAAGAGGGTCATTCGCCAGCTCCGCGGCCACGCCGACCTCCTGGTGCTGATGAACCAGCCGCTGACTTGGACCGGTGCCACAAACCCGCTGGCCCTCCTGCCGTACCAGCGCTCCGCCAATTTCGGCTTTTCCGGCAGCCTTACCCCCGACTTCGACGCGCTGCTGCGCGCGCGCACCAATGCGAACGCGCGCAAGAAGATGCGCAAGAAGGAACGCGCGCTCGCGGAGCTCGGCACGGTTCACTTCGGCCGCGTCGAATGCCCGAACGAGATCCGACGTGTGCTCGACGCATTCTTCAAGCAGAAGAGCGCGCGCATGCGTGCGATCGGCGTATCCGACGTGTTCGCGGAACCTGGCGTGCGGCGCTTCATCGAGGCAGCGACGACCGAACGTCTCGATGACGGCGAGCCTGTGATCGAGCTCTACGCGCTCTCCGTCGACAACATCATCGTCGCCACCATGGGCGGCATCGTCGGCGGCGGGCGCTTCTGCGCCATGTTCAACTCGATCCTGCCGGGTCGCTACGCGGTCGAGAGTCCGGGCGAACAATTGATCGTCAATCTCGTGCGCCAATGCTGCGAGCGCGGCCTCGAAACGTTCGATCTCGGCATCGGCGAGTCCCGCTACAAGAACCTGTTCTGCGAAGACGCCGAGCCGCTGTTTGACAATTATCTGCCGCTGACGCCCGCAGGGACCCTGCTCGCTTTCGCTTTTCGCGGTAGCGCCGTCGTCAAGCGCGTCGTCAAACAACAGCCAATGCTGTGGTCACTGGTCGGCCGTGCACGCCGCCTGCGCGCACGGCTCAAGCCGCAAATCTAG
- a CDS encoding GumC family protein has protein sequence MFFRRKSKVNAAPPAPVAAPYVPSGEPDLRGLGRVLWQKRALIGGVTLVAAGAAFLVVNAITPRYRSESRILLETRENVFLRAEADKNNADRTTIDAEAVASQIQVVLSRDLARQVIQKEGLADNPEFDSGGSLRAILGLFGIGRDPSAMTKEERTLEAYYERINVSSVEKSRVIAVDFSSANADLAARVANTIAETYLSMQQTAKQDQTRAAGNWLAGEIDKMRKKVEEAEAKVEDYRSRSNLFLGANNTLLPTQQLTDLNAQIAAARGQKADLEARAKQLREMIRSGKPIESADIANSDAMRRLIEQRIALRSQLAEQSTTLLDQHPRIKELRAQIAEVDRQIRTEGERLARQLDNDAQLAGDRLDSLTASIDQVKRLASQTNEQDVQLRALEREAKTQRDLLESYLSKYREASARDNINAAPPEARIISRASAALKPAYPKKLQTVLIAAFAGFALSAGFTVTGALLSAPTPSPYAYGYGPAAYAAPGYEPTMAAPPVQPVPPMAAQQFAPPPPMPMQPVPPPMPTMPHVSSPSLTPMAAAPAMAATAAPAMAPLPVSTVEQIASSLRTGGDTGRRVTVVGTTRNVGTTYAAITLARALAQEANVILVDLAFGAPNLSVISTDPNAPGLAELVRGTASFGDIITRDQYSTVHLIATGNVDRDGPMLTASPMLATVIEALVRSYDHIVLDIGSAADIAVERFAPLAQRAVLVAADPANPSTRAARERLMLAGFADVAVLTGVSAAVAA, from the coding sequence ATGTTTTTCCGTCGGAAGTCGAAAGTGAATGCCGCCCCGCCGGCTCCGGTGGCGGCTCCGTATGTACCCAGCGGTGAGCCCGATCTGCGCGGTTTAGGCCGCGTTCTCTGGCAAAAGCGGGCGCTGATCGGCGGTGTGACCCTGGTGGCCGCGGGCGCTGCATTCCTCGTCGTCAATGCGATCACGCCGCGCTATCGCTCCGAATCGCGAATCCTTTTGGAGACGCGGGAGAACGTGTTCTTGCGCGCCGAGGCCGACAAGAACAACGCCGACCGTACGACCATCGACGCCGAAGCGGTGGCGAGCCAGATCCAGGTCGTGTTGTCGCGCGATCTTGCCCGCCAGGTGATTCAGAAGGAGGGGCTCGCCGACAATCCGGAATTCGATTCGGGCGGCAGCCTGCGCGCCATCCTCGGTCTGTTCGGCATCGGCCGCGATCCGAGCGCGATGACCAAGGAAGAGCGCACGCTCGAGGCCTATTACGAACGCATCAATGTCTCGTCGGTGGAGAAGTCGCGGGTGATCGCGGTCGATTTCTCGTCGGCTAACGCCGATCTTGCCGCGCGCGTGGCCAACACTATCGCCGAAACTTATCTGAGCATGCAGCAGACGGCGAAGCAGGATCAGACGCGCGCTGCGGGCAACTGGCTGGCCGGCGAAATCGACAAGATGCGAAAGAAGGTCGAGGAGGCCGAGGCTAAGGTCGAAGACTATCGGTCGCGCTCTAATCTGTTCCTCGGCGCCAACAACACGCTGTTGCCGACGCAGCAGCTCACGGATCTTAACGCGCAGATCGCGGCGGCGCGCGGTCAGAAAGCAGACCTGGAAGCGCGTGCCAAACAATTGCGCGAGATGATTCGCAGCGGCAAGCCGATCGAGTCCGCCGATATCGCCAACTCCGACGCCATGCGCCGCTTGATCGAACAGCGCATCGCTTTGCGCTCGCAGCTTGCCGAGCAGTCGACGACCTTGCTCGATCAGCATCCGCGCATCAAGGAATTGCGGGCGCAGATCGCCGAAGTCGATCGCCAGATCAGGACGGAAGGCGAGCGCCTGGCGCGTCAGCTCGACAACGATGCGCAGCTTGCGGGCGACCGGCTCGACTCGCTCACCGCCAGCATCGATCAGGTCAAGCGCCTGGCGTCGCAGACCAACGAGCAGGACGTACAGTTGCGCGCGCTCGAGCGCGAGGCCAAGACGCAGCGCGACCTGTTGGAGTCGTATCTGTCCAAATATCGCGAGGCGTCCGCCCGCGACAACATCAACGCCGCGCCGCCGGAAGCGCGGATCATTTCGCGCGCCAGCGCCGCACTCAAGCCGGCCTATCCGAAGAAGCTGCAGACCGTGCTGATTGCCGCCTTCGCCGGCTTCGCTCTGTCTGCGGGCTTCACCGTGACCGGCGCGCTGCTGTCGGCGCCGACGCCATCGCCTTATGCCTATGGTTATGGTCCCGCCGCCTATGCCGCGCCGGGCTATGAGCCGACCATGGCTGCGCCGCCGGTGCAGCCAGTGCCGCCGATGGCCGCCCAACAGTTTGCTCCGCCGCCACCGATGCCGATGCAGCCGGTGCCGCCACCGATGCCGACAATGCCGCACGTCTCGTCGCCGTCGCTAACGCCGATGGCGGCTGCGCCGGCGATGGCCGCAACCGCAGCACCGGCGATGGCGCCATTGCCGGTGAGCACGGTCGAGCAGATCGCCAGCAGCCTGCGCACGGGCGGCGACACCGGCCGTCGTGTGACCGTCGTCGGCACGACGCGCAATGTCGGCACCACATATGCGGCGATCACGCTGGCACGCGCGCTGGCGCAGGAGGCCAACGTCATTCTGGTCGATCTTGCGTTCGGTGCGCCGAATCTGTCGGTCATCTCCACCGACCCGAATGCGCCAGGTCTTGCCGAACTCGTGCGCGGCACGGCGTCGTTCGGCGATATCATCACCCGCGACCAGTATTCCACGGTTCATCTGATCGCGACCGGTAACGTCGATCGCGACGGCCCGATGCTGACGGCTTCGCCAATGTTGGCGACGGTGATCGAGGCGCTGGTGCGCAGCTACGACCACATCGTTCTCGATATCGGCTCTGCGGCCGATATCGCGGTCGAGCGCTTTGCGCCGCTGGCGCAGCGCGCCGTGCTCGTCGCGGCCGATCCGGCCAATCCGTCGACACGGGCGGCGCGCGAGCGGCTGATGCTGGCTGGCTTTGCCGATGTCGCCGTGCTGACCGGCGTCAGCGCGGCTGTCGCGGCATAA
- a CDS encoding glycosyltransferase family 4 protein, translating to MTPLNILHVFRAPVGGLFRHVQDLAREQAARGHRVGLIADSSTGGPRAAELLASLEPSLALGLMRVPMRRHAGPSDMGTLLRVMRRVAEVNADVVHGHGAKGGTYARLAFNQRRAVRAYTPHGGSLLFNNDNLAGRFYLGTERLLMLGGDLYLFESAFSADVFRRKIAAPHGLVRVVHNGVSCQEFEPVPVANDATDIVFLGELRQWVKGVDTLIDAIALLHAKGRPVTATLVGDGPDRAMLEAQVARLGLTQAVRLPGAMPGRQALARGRLMVMASRAESLPYVVLETAAAGKPLVATRVGGVPEIYGPLADRLVPPGDAAAMAAAIECALNRPETTAEVTAGLRERVASAFSVDTMVDGVLAAYGEALENLRLKGRR from the coding sequence ATGACTCCGCTGAACATCCTGCACGTGTTCCGCGCCCCGGTGGGCGGGCTGTTCCGGCATGTGCAGGATCTCGCGCGCGAACAAGCCGCGCGTGGCCATCGCGTCGGCCTCATTGCCGATAGCAGCACGGGCGGTCCGCGTGCCGCGGAACTTCTCGCAAGCCTCGAACCGTCGCTCGCGCTCGGGCTGATGCGCGTGCCGATGCGGCGTCACGCCGGCCCCAGCGACATGGGTACCTTGCTGCGCGTCATGCGGCGCGTCGCCGAGGTCAACGCCGACGTCGTGCATGGCCACGGCGCCAAGGGCGGCACGTATGCGCGGCTCGCTTTCAATCAGCGCCGCGCCGTTCGCGCCTACACGCCGCATGGCGGCAGCCTGCTGTTCAACAACGACAATCTGGCCGGCCGCTTCTATCTCGGCACCGAACGCCTGCTGATGCTGGGCGGCGACCTCTATCTATTCGAAAGTGCCTTCAGCGCCGACGTCTTTCGCCGCAAGATCGCCGCGCCGCACGGCCTCGTGCGTGTCGTGCACAACGGCGTTTCGTGCCAGGAGTTCGAGCCGGTGCCGGTCGCCAACGACGCGACCGACATCGTGTTCCTCGGCGAACTGCGGCAATGGGTCAAAGGCGTCGATACGTTGATTGACGCCATCGCCCTGCTGCACGCCAAAGGCCGCCCGGTGACCGCGACCTTGGTCGGTGACGGCCCCGATCGCGCCATGCTCGAAGCCCAGGTCGCACGGCTCGGCCTGACACAGGCGGTGCGCCTGCCCGGTGCCATGCCCGGGCGACAGGCGCTCGCGCGCGGCCGTCTCATGGTGATGGCCTCCCGCGCGGAGTCCCTGCCCTATGTCGTGCTGGAGACCGCCGCCGCCGGCAAGCCGCTGGTAGCGACACGCGTCGGCGGCGTCCCTGAGATTTACGGCCCATTGGCCGACCGCCTGGTGCCGCCCGGCGATGCCGCCGCGATGGCTGCCGCAATCGAATGCGCTCTCAATCGCCCTGAAACCACCGCCGAGGTGACCGCCGGACTGCGCGAGCGCGTCGCCTCCGCTTTTTCGGTCGACACGATGGTCGACGGTGTGCTCGCGGCCTATGGCGAGGCGCTCGAAAACCTGCGCCTCAAGGGCCGCCGTTAA
- a CDS encoding undecaprenyl-phosphate glucose phosphotransferase, whose amino-acid sequence MTDIDVHSSLSAPDAAAVLEHVRSGASRSNASSPGLSAAALAVAAKPMPTPMSPIVLAGIVRMGEFALIVLVGMALYGAYVAPFEPLFWRYLIASFVVAVLSTLAFQVADIYQVQAFRGLEKQYMRMASAWSIVFLITIGASFFAKAGDMYSRVWLGGYYMVGILALVASRKALYYAVRKWTREGRLTRRTVIVGGGKPGESVIEDLRRQKDAGIEIIGLFDDRGDDRSAATCAGEPKLGSVSDLVEFGRRTRVDLVIFSLPISAEGRILQMLKKLWVLPLDIRLAAHTNKLQFRPRSYSYIGNVPVIDVFDRPIADWDVVMKWLFDKIIGGLMLIAALPIMAAVAIAIKLDSKGPVFFKQKRYGFNNDLIEVYKFRSMYTDKTDATAAKLVTKDDPRVTKVGRFIRKTSLDELPQLINVVIKGNLSLVGPRPHAVNAKAEARLYDEAVDGYFARHRVKPGITGWAQINGWRGETDTHEKIQKRVEHDLYYIENWSVLFDLMILWRTPGSLLKTENAY is encoded by the coding sequence ATGACCGACATCGATGTGCATTCCTCGTTGAGCGCCCCCGACGCTGCAGCCGTTCTCGAGCATGTGCGGTCCGGCGCGTCGCGTTCCAACGCCAGTTCGCCCGGCCTTAGTGCGGCCGCCTTGGCCGTCGCGGCCAAGCCGATGCCCACCCCGATGTCGCCGATCGTCCTCGCCGGCATCGTCCGTATGGGCGAGTTCGCGCTCATCGTCCTTGTCGGCATGGCTCTCTATGGCGCGTATGTCGCGCCGTTCGAGCCGCTGTTCTGGCGTTACCTGATCGCGTCCTTCGTGGTCGCGGTCCTGTCGACGCTCGCCTTCCAGGTCGCCGACATCTATCAGGTGCAGGCCTTCCGCGGTCTCGAAAAGCAATACATGCGCATGGCTTCGGCTTGGTCGATCGTGTTCCTGATCACCATCGGCGCGTCGTTTTTCGCCAAGGCCGGCGACATGTATTCGCGCGTCTGGCTCGGCGGCTATTACATGGTCGGCATCCTCGCTCTGGTCGCCTCGCGCAAAGCGCTCTATTACGCCGTCCGCAAGTGGACGCGCGAAGGCCGCCTCACCCGCCGCACCGTCATTGTCGGCGGCGGCAAGCCCGGCGAGAGCGTGATCGAGGACCTGCGCCGGCAGAAGGATGCCGGCATCGAGATTATCGGCCTGTTCGACGACCGCGGCGACGACCGCAGCGCCGCGACATGCGCCGGCGAGCCGAAGCTCGGCAGCGTCAGCGACCTCGTCGAATTCGGCCGGCGCACGCGCGTCGATCTCGTCATTTTCTCGCTGCCGATCTCGGCGGAAGGCCGCATCCTCCAGATGCTGAAGAAGCTCTGGGTGCTGCCGCTCGACATTCGCCTCGCCGCGCACACCAACAAACTGCAATTCCGGCCGCGCTCCTACTCCTACATCGGCAACGTGCCTGTCATCGACGTCTTCGACCGTCCCATCGCGGACTGGGACGTCGTGATGAAGTGGTTGTTCGACAAGATCATCGGCGGCCTGATGCTGATCGCGGCCCTGCCGATCATGGCGGCCGTCGCGATCGCCATCAAGCTCGACAGCAAGGGTCCGGTGTTCTTCAAGCAGAAGCGCTACGGCTTCAACAACGACCTCATCGAGGTCTACAAGTTCCGCTCGATGTACACCGACAAGACCGACGCGACCGCGGCCAAGCTCGTCACCAAGGACGACCCGCGCGTCACCAAGGTCGGCCGCTTCATCCGCAAGACCAGCCTCGACGAGCTGCCGCAACTCATCAATGTCGTCATCAAGGGCAACCTGTCGCTGGTCGGCCCGCGTCCGCATGCCGTCAACGCCAAGGCCGAGGCGCGCCTTTACGACGAAGCCGTCGACGGCTATTTCGCGCGGCATCGCGTCAAGCCCGGCATCACCGGTTGGGCGCAGATCAACGGCTGGCGCGGCGAGACCGACACGCACGAGAAGATCCAGAAGCGCGTCGAACACGACCTCTACTACATCGAAAACTGGTCGGTGCTTTTCGACCTCATGATCCTGTGGCGCACGCCCGGCTCGCTGCTCAAGACCGAGAACGCGTATTGA
- a CDS encoding O-antigen ligase family protein, translated as MITARDMAVPAAAPNMPSAQARAAVMPPPAGIRGPNSYAPAPGRAWTPAYAGISGPYSIPRPVATPLSERILLVVLFITVFASSVAFIEPSPHDGLMGVLAVACVIAGVRFNRTLIVPFALLLIWNMSGMSSLLRVLEYEKTLQYAATSVYLAVAALIFACLFSTNTMPRLTVMRVAYVSTACFAAVLGAIGYLNVFPGAAELFAKIGRANGAFKDPNVFGPFLIWPALITLERLLVRRIALTDLLVAGTILFGLLLSFSRGAWFHFGVSITVMLALAVLTAPDHKTRLRIITLTAIAAAALAALLVLLLSFDAIGGMFKERAQLIQSYDVGSGGRFRLQEIALSSILNFPNGMGPFEFARVHGLQQHNVYLQAFLVYGWVGAMAYFLLLITTILVGLRCAFVRAPWQPYMITAVAVFIGEVAEGFVIDTDHWRHFFLLLGIIWGLAAATFREARQPAYLRSPALSR; from the coding sequence TTGATCACCGCCCGCGATATGGCGGTGCCGGCGGCCGCGCCGAATATGCCGTCGGCGCAAGCACGTGCCGCGGTCATGCCGCCCCCCGCGGGCATCCGCGGCCCCAATAGCTACGCGCCCGCCCCTGGCCGCGCCTGGACGCCGGCATATGCCGGAATAAGCGGCCCCTATTCCATTCCGCGGCCGGTCGCGACCCCGCTTTCCGAACGTATCCTGCTCGTTGTTCTGTTCATCACGGTGTTCGCGAGTTCCGTCGCGTTCATCGAGCCCTCGCCGCACGACGGGTTGATGGGCGTTCTGGCCGTGGCCTGCGTGATCGCCGGCGTACGCTTCAACCGTACGCTGATCGTGCCGTTCGCCCTGCTGCTGATCTGGAACATGTCGGGCATGAGCTCGCTGTTGCGCGTGCTCGAATACGAAAAGACGCTGCAATATGCGGCGACATCGGTCTATCTCGCCGTCGCGGCACTCATCTTTGCCTGCCTGTTTTCCACCAATACGATGCCGCGCCTCACCGTGATGCGTGTCGCCTATGTGAGCACGGCGTGCTTTGCCGCGGTGCTTGGCGCCATCGGCTACCTCAATGTATTCCCCGGTGCGGCTGAATTGTTCGCCAAGATCGGCCGCGCCAACGGCGCCTTCAAAGACCCGAACGTGTTCGGCCCCTTCCTCATCTGGCCGGCCTTGATCACGCTCGAACGTCTGCTCGTCCGCCGCATCGCGCTGACCGACCTGCTCGTCGCGGGCACTATCCTGTTCGGCCTGCTGTTGAGCTTCTCGCGCGGCGCCTGGTTTCACTTCGGCGTATCGATCACGGTCATGCTCGCGCTCGCGGTATTGACCGCACCCGATCACAAGACGCGGCTGCGCATCATCACGCTGACGGCGATCGCGGCGGCGGCGCTCGCCGCCCTGCTGGTGCTGTTGCTGTCGTTCGACGCCATCGGCGGCATGTTCAAGGAACGCGCGCAGCTCATCCAATCCTACGACGTCGGCTCCGGCGGCCGCTTCCGGCTGCAGGAGATCGCGCTGTCCTCGATCCTGAACTTCCCGAACGGCATGGGCCCGTTCGAGTTCGCGCGCGTCCACGGCCTCCAGCAGCACAACGTCTATCTGCAGGCCTTCCTGGTCTACGGCTGGGTCGGCGCGATGGCCTATTTCCTGCTGCTGATAACGACCATCCTCGTCGGATTACGCTGCGCCTTTGTACGCGCACCGTGGCAGCCCTACATGATCACCGCCGTCGCCGTGTTCATCGGAGAGGTGGCCGAGGGCTTCGTGATCGACACGGACCATTGGCGCCACTTCTTCCTGCTGCTGGGCATCATCTGGGGCCTTGCGGCGGCGACGTTCCGCGAGGCGCGCCAGCCGGCGTATTTGCGGTCACCGGCTTTGTCCCGGTAA
- a CDS encoding class I SAM-dependent methyltransferase yields the protein MAYTSTTPASVPVKRLSFDRAIRKIFPSTSKLTFNPLFKAMVNATDVVPRMVWPEFRDLPPNHLRIRIGVGNRIFNNQTHFLVHARDFWMFVFTERLANANSNVLDIGSGCGRWAHWLRDYNFRGRRFTGTYVGIDIDGEAIAWCEQHYDKERFRFHHSTHASVSYNQKGEAKLYQIPEPEGTMDLVVSNSLLTHVLETELENYIAESYRVLRSGGAIMHSHFNLDYPPASYGTRHTFQHSIGNAYVESMAQPEAAVAYRTEYLFKVCRAVGFKDCEIVHMPGGAQHQPILLAKK from the coding sequence ATGGCATACACGTCTACGACCCCTGCGTCCGTGCCGGTCAAGCGCCTGAGCTTCGATCGCGCTATCCGCAAGATTTTCCCGTCGACCTCGAAGCTGACGTTCAACCCGCTGTTCAAGGCGATGGTGAACGCGACCGACGTCGTGCCGCGCATGGTCTGGCCCGAGTTCCGCGACCTGCCGCCGAACCATCTGCGCATCCGCATCGGCGTGGGCAATCGCATCTTCAACAACCAGACCCACTTCCTGGTGCACGCGCGCGATTTCTGGATGTTCGTGTTCACGGAAAGGCTGGCCAACGCCAACTCGAACGTTCTCGACATCGGTTCGGGCTGTGGCCGCTGGGCGCACTGGTTGCGCGACTACAATTTCCGTGGGCGCCGATTCACCGGCACTTATGTCGGCATCGATATCGACGGCGAGGCGATCGCCTGGTGCGAGCAGCACTACGACAAGGAGCGCTTCCGCTTCCATCACTCGACGCATGCGAGCGTGTCGTACAATCAAAAGGGCGAGGCCAAGCTGTACCAGATCCCGGAGCCGGAAGGCACCATGGACCTCGTCGTGTCGAACTCGCTGCTGACGCACGTGCTGGAAACCGAGCTCGAGAACTACATCGCCGAAAGCTATCGCGTGCTGCGGTCCGGCGGCGCGATCATGCACTCGCATTTCAACCTCGACTATCCGCCGGCGAGCTACGGCACGCGCCACACCTTCCAGCACAGCATCGGCAACGCCTACGTCGAGTCGATGGCCCAGCCGGAGGCCGCGGTCGCCTATCGCACCGAATACCTGTTCAAGGTCTGCCGTGCGGTCGGCTTCAAGGATTGCGAGATCGTGCACATGCCGGGCGGCGCCCAGCATCAGCCGATCCTGCTGGCGAAGAAGTGA
- a CDS encoding glycosyltransferase family 2 protein — MDATVKALDETRGAADGNVPVVSVVVPCFNGGRFLDGLMASLDRQTLRAFETIIVNDGSTDEATLRKLATFEGRARIIHQNNRGLSAARNAGIAAARCEFVAVLDCDDTFEPPFLEEASALLRSAPKEVAVAVSHLRLVGAVQGLVERYFNPFDLLFTNTMHSGVMVRKASWQAVGGYDETMLQGYEDWEFYLRLSLAGYRAVEIPKYYYNYALATGGMLLGRSSQVHAALWRSMRAKHAAHYTPLAIVRRWRTARGDNSHVSLAKAFIVLGLAKMLPDAWYSRLIMEHRRRKLLEGRLPTDAGPVSYDYPGVDGTVSHSR; from the coding sequence ATGGATGCGACGGTAAAAGCGCTCGATGAGACGCGCGGCGCAGCGGACGGGAATGTTCCCGTCGTCAGCGTCGTCGTTCCGTGCTTCAACGGCGGTCGCTTTCTCGACGGCTTGATGGCCTCGCTCGATCGTCAGACCTTGCGCGCCTTCGAGACCATCATCGTTAACGACGGCTCGACCGACGAAGCGACGCTGCGAAAGCTCGCTACGTTCGAAGGCCGCGCGCGTATCATCCATCAAAACAATCGCGGTCTGTCGGCCGCGCGCAATGCCGGCATCGCGGCGGCGCGCTGCGAATTCGTCGCGGTGCTCGATTGCGACGACACCTTCGAGCCGCCGTTTCTGGAAGAGGCATCTGCGTTGCTGCGGAGCGCGCCAAAGGAGGTCGCGGTGGCGGTCAGCCATCTGCGTCTCGTCGGCGCGGTGCAGGGCCTGGTCGAGCGCTACTTCAATCCGTTCGATCTTCTGTTCACCAACACGATGCACTCGGGCGTGATGGTGCGCAAAGCGTCGTGGCAGGCGGTAGGCGGCTACGACGAGACCATGCTGCAGGGTTACGAGGATTGGGAGTTCTACCTGCGGCTTTCGCTGGCCGGCTACCGCGCCGTCGAAATCCCGAAGTACTATTACAATTATGCGCTGGCGACCGGTGGCATGCTGCTCGGACGCTCCTCGCAGGTTCACGCCGCGCTCTGGCGATCGATGCGTGCCAAGCACGCGGCGCATTACACGCCGCTCGCCATCGTCAGGCGGTGGCGGACGGCGCGCGGCGACAACAGCCACGTATCGCTCGCGAAAGCATTCATTGTCCTGGGTCTGGCGAAGATGCTGCCCGATGCCTGGTACAGCCGTCTGATCATGGAACACCGTCGCCGCAAGCTGCTCGAGGGGCGTTTGCCGACGGATGCAGGCCCTGTGAGCTACGACTATCCCGGTGTCGACGGCACCGTCAGCCACAGCCGATAG